In the genome of Methanobrevibacter gottschalkii DSM 11977, the window TATTCTTTATTCAACAGAGAAATCTTACATAATCAATAATGTAATTAACAATAATAATGCAAATGGAATTGTATTGACAAAATCTGATATTACATATATCGATAGTAACACTATTTCAAACAATGCTCGTTATGGTATTTTATTAACAAACAAATTCAATGGTAATTCTTATAAAAATGGTCCTGAAAATGTTTATATTACTAAAAACACTATCAATAATAATAAATGGGATGGTATTTCTGTAAATAATGCAGAAGATAATATTAACATTAAAGGAAATACAATTGTTGGAAATGATGAAAGTGGTATTTCTGTTAATGTTGTAGGTTCCTACAAAATTCAATCTAATATTATAACTAATAGTTATACTGGTGTTAGATTCGATGAGGATCATGTTCAAAAGAAAAACCAAGAAATTACTTATAATGCAATTTATGGAAATGCTCATGTTCAAATTGAAGCTAAATCATATAATGGTGTTAATCCTTTATCTGTAGGAGATAATTGGTATACTGATGATGGATTATTATGTCCTAAAATCAAAACAAATAATTTAAAATTTACTGTAACTCAAATTGGAAAAAATCAATTCCAAGCAACTTTTGTTGATTCTAATGGCAATATTGCAAGTTTACTCCCTGATAGGGAGTTAAAATATAAAACCAATGATGGTAAAATCGCAACTGTTATGATTAAAGGAGGAATAGGAACATTTACTGTCACGGCTTCTGATGCAGATATTATTAAGTCTACTGTGGATCGCACAAGCAGAAAAAATGTTTATGATTCGAATTCTCCAACTAAAACTCCACAAAATGGTCAATCTCCAACATATGATTATCCTAACATAGATTATGGTGGAGGACAAGGCAATGGAAATGGTCAAGGTGGAAATGCAAATAATGGTAATGGGTCTTCACAAAAATCTAGTGATGATTCTGGAAATAGCTCAAATAGTAAAAAAATGGAACCAAATAGTAATCCAGTAAATCAAGCAAACGATGTATCTCAAAGTTATGACACTTCGCAAAGCATGGCTCGAGCTGATGCATCTGAGATTAGTGGTGGAGCAAATTCAGGCTCACAATCTATTGCAAAACAAATTATAATTGAAGATGATGAATTTTTTATAGTTAAAGGTCTTTCATTAATAGTATTGTTAATATTATTAACAATAGGATTTTATTATCGTGATGATATAAATGAGATGAGATCTAAACTTTAAAATCATCTATTATTTTTTTTCACTGATTTTAAAATTCATTTAAAAATAGAAAAAGACAGATAAATAATTAAATAACTATTTATCCTTTGAATTTTCTTTTCCATATCCAATAAATAATGCTATTATTGTAATTACTAAACAAATAACTAAGTATAGTAATCTTGGAGATTGGGATTTGGAAACACTTTTTGTTTCATTTAATTCATATGCTTTTTCATCATCTCCTATGGGTGTGGTTGAATTAGAAGAAATTAAATAATTCTCTGTTTCTATATTTTCGGTTGTTTTATTGGATAATATTATTTTAGAATCATTTAAACTATTTTTGGTATTGTTTGAATCTTTAAGTCCATGTTCGTCTTTGTTATTTGGAGTATTGTTCTTATTGTTTTCTTTATTTTGATTAGCTTTTGATTCTGCTTGTTTTTTGATATTTTCTAAATAGTTTTCTGGGAAGTAATCTTTAATTAAATCATAGTATTTGTTTAATGCATTGAAATTCAATTCATCTAATAAATTGGACTTATCAGTTGTAGTTTTCACTTTACTTCTTGCAGTAACATTATCCGGGTCATTTATTTTGTAATCATTTGGATCTTCGCTTCCCCAATCATTATCATTAAAGTCAGGGTATAAGTTTTGTGAATGTCTCCATTTTACATAGATTTCTTGACCTTTAGGTGAAGAATTATTTGTAATTAAATTATTGTTAACATTAATATAGGTTTTTGCTTGATACATTGGTTCTTGAATGTAGAATGAACCTCCAGTTTTTCCACCACTATTGTTTACAATAATTGAATTTTCAAGGTCTAAATTGCCTGAAACCATTACTGCTCCACCATTTGTTCCTGCAGTATTGTTCATAAATATGCATCTATTGATTTTAGAAGTACCTGACCAACTGTAGTATGCTCCGCCCCACTCATCAGCATGATTGTACATAAAAATACAATCTTCTACATGGCCATACCCATAAACACTAACTCGCACTGCTCCACCATCTCTAACTGCAGTATTATTTATAAATACACAATTATACATGTCAGAATTAGCGTAACATGTTGTTACAGCCCCTCCATCATGGTCTGCATGATTATTCATGAATAAGGTGTTGTTTACAAGGAGGTATGCTTTGTTATCTTCATTTCCGTAATTGGATATGGCACCTGCATTGGTATTGTTGAGTGCTGTGTTGTTGATGAACTGGCAGTTATCTATATAAACACTACCTGTATTAATGCATATTGCACCACCAAAATTGTAGGATAAACCATTAATGAATGTTAAATTCTTAAATGTTACGCAGGTAGTAATATTGTTTATCAAAAAAATACTTGACTGTTTACCTCCATCAATTATAATATCACTTGGATTTCCAATTCCTTGGAGTGTGATAGTTTTATTGGTAATGGTTATATTGTGGATATTATATGTTCCAGGTTTTATCAATATTATATCTCCATTTTTTGAATTAATGATTTCATTTTCTAAATCTGATGATGCATCTCCTAGATTATCATTGATACTCACTTTTAAAGAGGATGTTTGTTTTTCATTAATTGGAGTATCATTCGTATCTGAAGTTTGATTATCTTGTGTTGCACTTGCTGTTGCAATTGAAATTAATACAATTAAAAATGTGATTACTGTTATTACTTTCTTGAATTTGATTTTTCCACCTCCTTTAAATTAATTATAGAAATGGTTTTTTGGTACTTTAATATTTGTTTTTCAATATATAATAATATTTATATCGTTTGTGTTAAAATTCGTTATGTAATAATTTTTAAATTTTATATTTTGAATTAAATATTAAAATTCTAATTATAATATATTTATTAAATAAAATAATTCATTATTATATTTTATATTTGAATTGAAATTAATATTTTGATTTAAATAATTATTAAAAATTATTTAACTATATTTAAAAAATCGATAAACGATAATATTTATATTATATATTGATACAAAATATTATTGTACTGATATGTAATTTCATGTTCATGTTTGGATTTAGTATAATTCTGAATAATTTAATTTACATATTTTCTTCTTAAATTAAATTA includes:
- a CDS encoding right-handed parallel beta-helix repeat-containing protein: MSINDNLGDASSDLENEIINSKNGDIILIKPGTYNIHNITITNKTITLQGIGNPSDIIIDGGKQSSIFLINNITTCVTFKNLTFINGLSYNFGGAICINTGSVYIDNCQFINNTALNNTNAGAISNYGNEDNKAYLLVNNTLFMNNHADHDGGAVTTCYANSDMYNCVFINNTAVRDGGAVRVSVYGYGHVEDCIFMYNHADEWGGAYYSWSGTSKINRCIFMNNTAGTNGGAVMVSGNLDLENSIIVNNSGGKTGGSFYIQEPMYQAKTYINVNNNLITNNSSPKGQEIYVKWRHSQNLYPDFNDNDWGSEDPNDYKINDPDNVTARSKVKTTTDKSNLLDELNFNALNKYYDLIKDYFPENYLENIKKQAESKANQNKENNKNNTPNNKDEHGLKDSNNTKNSLNDSKIILSNKTTENIETENYLISSNSTTPIGDDEKAYELNETKSVSKSQSPRLLYLVICLVITIIALFIGYGKENSKDK
- a CDS encoding right-handed parallel beta-helix repeat-containing protein gives rise to the protein MRKCFVIILVLCLLFSLNICFAQDISNSTDFTFQNSNFDYLEKTDSVNLISTSDKISTHIDVVSNTTFDGTVDYFKIKLSDENNKSVPNAKVIFTVNGVSYDKNTDSQGISSLQINLADGSYKVISKFVGDSNYKSSSKSTTITIDNTRIVEDGLNNAEIQNIIDDAKEGNVILFKGNSYSNINLVINKRLTLISTVNTVLKSSSSSPTITIKGKEASYSIVKGFKIQGNGDGVVVDGSNYVRILNNDITADGVGITAFNVKYINITGNNIVKNGKCGIILYSTEKSYIINNVINNNNANGIVLTKSDITYIDSNTISNNARYGILLTNKFNGNSYKNGPENVYITKNTINNNKWDGISVNNAEDNINIKGNTIVGNDESGISVNVVGSYKIQSNIITNSYTGVRFDEDHVQKKNQEITYNAIYGNAHVQIEAKSYNGVNPLSVGDNWYTDDGLLCPKIKTNNLKFTVTQIGKNQFQATFVDSNGNIASLLPDRELKYKTNDGKIATVMIKGGIGTFTVTASDADIIKSTVDRTSRKNVYDSNSPTKTPQNGQSPTYDYPNIDYGGGQGNGNGQGGNANNGNGSSQKSSDDSGNSSNSKKMEPNSNPVNQANDVSQSYDTSQSMARADASEISGGANSGSQSIAKQIIIEDDEFFIVKGLSLIVLLILLTIGFYYRDDINEMRSKL